A part of Corynebacterium afermentans subsp. lipophilum genomic DNA contains:
- a CDS encoding sensor histidine kinase — protein sequence MRRRINHEQRAAAKIHQLTASRRKIAEAYEVERLRIERDLHDGAQQHFVAAAMKLGEARLDVDSPLLDDAARDLHNGLDALRRTVRGIHPRELSDHGLIAAIETAAAQYGPHVTVRAPHALPRIDDSVTAAAYFFTAEALTNAAKHAPQQPVSVLVTCDHTLNISVTDQGGGNARITPGGGLDGMQERIAAFGGELELHSPDGGPTTVTARIPLLLFRGESGIVP from the coding sequence ATGCGGCGAAGAATAAACCACGAGCAGCGGGCAGCGGCAAAAATCCACCAGCTCACCGCATCGCGGCGCAAGATTGCGGAGGCGTACGAGGTGGAGCGCCTGCGCATCGAGCGCGACCTGCACGACGGCGCGCAGCAGCATTTCGTGGCCGCGGCGATGAAGCTGGGCGAGGCCAGGCTCGATGTCGATTCGCCGCTTCTCGACGACGCCGCGCGCGACCTCCACAACGGCCTCGACGCACTTAGGAGAACCGTGCGCGGCATCCACCCTCGCGAGCTATCGGACCACGGGCTCATCGCCGCGATCGAGACGGCCGCCGCGCAGTACGGCCCGCACGTCACGGTCCGCGCGCCGCACGCGCTGCCGCGTATCGACGACTCCGTCACCGCCGCCGCCTACTTCTTCACCGCCGAAGCACTCACCAACGCCGCGAAGCATGCACCACAGCAACCGGTCAGCGTGCTGGTGACCTGCGACCACACCCTGAACATCTCGGTAACCGACCAAGGCGGCGGAAACGCCCGCATCACCCCCGGCGGCGGGCTTGACGGGATGCAGGAGCGCATCGCGGCGTTCGGCGGCGAGCTGGAACTTCACTCGCCTGACGGCGGGCCGACAACCGTCACCGCGCGTATTCCTTTGCTGCTGTTCCGGGGAGAAAGTGGGATTGTGCCATGA
- a CDS encoding ABC transporter ATP-binding protein encodes METMLELRDITKSFPQQRVLEGISLTVGDGESVAIMGPSGSGKSTLLHCMSGVLVPDQGEVLFDGLDVAAMSDAERSRLRLEQFGFIFQDGQLLPELTATENVALPQIMRGVPRPQAHDEAIDMLTRLGLGAYVDRYPGQLSGGQGQRVAIARALAGPPSVVFADEPTAALDQATGHEVMQQIVAVCQKFGVALVVVTHDPKIADWCSRRVEIRDGLIHSEVAL; translated from the coding sequence ATGGAAACCATGCTTGAACTCAGAGACATCACTAAGTCATTCCCCCAGCAGCGGGTCCTCGAAGGCATCAGTCTGACGGTGGGCGACGGCGAATCCGTGGCCATCATGGGACCCTCGGGTTCTGGTAAATCGACGCTGCTGCACTGCATGTCCGGCGTGCTCGTTCCCGACCAGGGCGAGGTGCTTTTCGACGGCCTCGATGTGGCCGCAATGAGCGACGCCGAACGTTCGCGTCTGCGCCTGGAGCAATTCGGCTTCATCTTCCAAGACGGCCAGTTGCTGCCGGAGCTGACCGCCACCGAAAACGTCGCCCTGCCGCAGATCATGCGCGGGGTGCCGCGGCCGCAGGCACACGACGAAGCCATTGACATGCTCACTCGCCTAGGCCTGGGTGCCTATGTGGACCGGTATCCGGGGCAGCTCTCCGGCGGGCAGGGACAGCGCGTAGCCATCGCGCGTGCCTTGGCCGGGCCGCCGTCTGTGGTCTTCGCTGACGAGCCGACGGCGGCGTTGGACCAGGCCACCGGCCACGAAGTTATGCAGCAAATCGTGGCCGTGTGCCAGAAATTCGGAGTGGCACTCGTGGTGGTCACGCACGACCCGAAGATCGCCGACTGGTGCAGCCGCCGCGTTGAAATCCGCGACGGCCTGATCCACTCGGAGGTGGCGCTATGA
- a CDS encoding FtsX-like permease family protein has protein sequence MSSVTLMRSAVSQTSEGRSQRQIGERWVRALSLVAVTVATWMLCTLMGGTWMFVARNMHPHEALVAMEQNLGQPISLPYVFLALFASVLLVPSLLGLLTQAARANLGGREEHLAVLRLIGATAGEVRGMMILESLRQAFVGLVLGSVLYVVACPAWSLLTFQEKRVGAWEMLTWWAIPAAWIVVLILAACSVWLALRRVAVTPLGVTKKIPPKGQSVITLVLSVAGAVVLYRYLSSLTIAPEADALEFVVMLVVAGSILTVNALIAVGVIQLLARLSYRVPGAANYVATRRVGRGAKTTWKRVTALYFVAFIGGIGGWFSAVPEIDEAPALKMIAGDIPSGVAITVVFATVLMVSSTLLTQALSVVEQKQLTKSFYFIGAPAAFHTKVAVREVGVPMLVVALLGFGMGSLMGTAMVLVHVDVLDKLALFGALVVVALVGCVLAVLGTGRLREKVLLGMGRAND, from the coding sequence ATGAGTTCGGTGACGTTGATGCGGTCGGCGGTGTCGCAGACAAGCGAAGGGCGCTCGCAGCGGCAGATCGGCGAGCGCTGGGTTCGTGCGCTGTCGCTGGTTGCGGTGACGGTGGCGACCTGGATGCTGTGCACACTCATGGGCGGCACCTGGATGTTCGTGGCGCGCAACATGCACCCGCACGAGGCGCTTGTGGCGATGGAGCAGAACCTTGGCCAACCAATCTCGTTGCCCTATGTATTTCTCGCCTTGTTCGCCAGCGTGCTGCTCGTGCCGAGCCTGTTGGGGCTGCTCACCCAGGCCGCCAGGGCGAATCTCGGCGGGCGCGAGGAACACCTAGCGGTGCTTCGTCTCATCGGCGCGACGGCCGGCGAGGTGCGCGGGATGATGATCCTGGAATCGCTGCGCCAGGCGTTTGTCGGGTTGGTGTTGGGGTCGGTGCTGTACGTGGTCGCGTGCCCGGCATGGTCGTTGCTGACGTTCCAGGAAAAGCGGGTCGGCGCCTGGGAGATGCTCACCTGGTGGGCCATCCCCGCCGCGTGGATCGTGGTGTTGATCCTGGCCGCGTGCTCCGTGTGGCTCGCGTTGCGACGAGTCGCCGTGACCCCACTCGGCGTGACCAAGAAAATCCCGCCGAAGGGCCAAAGCGTGATCACGCTGGTGTTGTCAGTGGCTGGCGCGGTGGTGCTGTACCGCTACCTGAGTTCGCTGACCATCGCGCCGGAGGCAGACGCGTTGGAATTCGTGGTGATGCTGGTCGTAGCCGGCAGCATTCTCACCGTCAACGCGCTGATCGCGGTCGGTGTGATCCAGCTGCTCGCGCGGCTGAGTTACCGGGTGCCCGGGGCCGCCAACTACGTGGCCACGCGCCGGGTGGGCCGCGGCGCTAAAACCACCTGGAAGCGCGTGACCGCTTTGTACTTCGTGGCGTTTATCGGCGGCATTGGCGGCTGGTTCTCAGCGGTACCTGAAATTGACGAAGCCCCTGCCCTGAAGATGATCGCGGGTGATATCCCCTCCGGTGTGGCTATCACCGTGGTCTTCGCGACGGTGCTGATGGTGTCGTCCACGCTGCTCACCCAAGCGCTGAGCGTGGTGGAGCAGAAGCAGCTGACCAAGTCGTTCTACTTCATCGGCGCGCCCGCAGCCTTCCACACCAAGGTGGCCGTGCGCGAGGTTGGGGTGCCCATGCTGGTGGTGGCGCTGCTCGGGTTCGGGATGGGCAGCCTGATGGGCACCGCCATGGTCTTGGTCCACGTCGATGTGCTGGACAAACTGGCGCTGTTCGGCGCGCTCGTTGTGGTGGCGCTGGTCGGTTGCGTCCTGGCGGTGCTGGGGACCGGCCGGTTGCGCGAGAAGGTGCTGCTCGGGATGGGCCGGGCGAACGACTAA
- a CDS encoding decaprenylphospho-beta-D-erythro-pentofuranosid-2-ulose 2-reductase, translating into MLNAVGQAQHILLLGGTSEIGLAIVAELASRGGNPTVTLCARKDSPRIDGAISVVQQAGAGHVRLVDFDALDFASHPAVLDAAFEDGDVDVAVVAFGTLGDQEQLWQDQAAAVASAQTNFTAPMSVGVLLGQHMKRQGHGTIIAMSSVAGQRVRRSNFVYGASKAGIDGFYLQLGEALKDDGVTVTVVRPGQVRTKMTDGLDEAPLTVNKEDVAEAAVEAALAGKPSVFVHKLFGPISLVLKAIPAPIMSKLSF; encoded by the coding sequence ATGTTGAATGCAGTAGGCCAAGCCCAGCACATCCTGCTCCTCGGCGGCACCAGCGAGATCGGCCTCGCCATCGTCGCCGAGCTCGCCTCCCGCGGCGGCAACCCCACCGTCACCCTGTGTGCGCGCAAGGACTCCCCGCGTATCGACGGCGCGATCTCGGTCGTCCAACAAGCCGGCGCAGGCCACGTGCGCCTCGTGGACTTCGACGCCCTCGATTTCGCCTCCCACCCGGCCGTGCTCGACGCGGCGTTCGAGGACGGCGACGTCGATGTCGCTGTGGTCGCCTTCGGCACCCTCGGCGACCAGGAGCAGCTCTGGCAAGACCAGGCGGCGGCAGTCGCGTCCGCGCAGACGAACTTCACCGCCCCGATGTCCGTCGGCGTGCTTTTGGGCCAGCACATGAAGCGCCAGGGCCACGGCACGATCATTGCGATGTCGTCCGTGGCGGGCCAGCGCGTGCGCCGCTCCAACTTCGTCTACGGCGCCTCCAAGGCCGGCATCGACGGGTTCTACCTGCAGCTCGGCGAGGCGCTGAAAGACGACGGCGTGACCGTCACGGTGGTCCGCCCCGGCCAGGTGCGCACCAAGATGACCGACGGCTTGGATGAAGCCCCGCTCACCGTGAACAAGGAAGACGTGGCTGAGGCTGCCGTCGAAGCCGCCCTGGCCGGAAAGCCCTCCGTGTTCGTGCACAAGCTCTTCGGCCCCATCTCCCTGGTGCTGAAGGCCATCCCGGCGCCGATCATGAGCAAGCTGAGCTTCTAG
- a CDS encoding FAD-binding oxidoreductase, protein MELTTQSLYGWGRTAPSTAQVLSTADVDTIAQAVKQVADENSELPEHKRRGVIARGMGRSYGDPAQNGGGLVVDMTPLNRIHSIDPDTGIVDVDGGVTLDQLMKAALPYGLWVPVLPGTRQVTIGGAIGPDIHGKNHHSAGSFGDHVLSMELLVADGRVLHLEPTGETAELFWATVGGMGLTGIILRARIQMTFTETAYFIADTDRTDTLDETIAAHSDGSEVNYTYSSAWFDAISAPPKTGRSTISRGSLATLDQLKEFAPKLAKDPLKFNAPQLMTVPDIFPSWTMNKLSLMAIGEAYYFMGKPARNQVLNLTQFYQPLDLIGEWNRGYGSKGFLQYQFVVPTDAVEPFKDIIYDIQASGHYTALNVFKLFGEGNQAPLSYPMKGWNVCVDFPIRPGLNEFLDRLDDQVMQFGGRLYLAKESRTSAEKFHKMYPELPGWLKTRREIDPTGVFASDMSRRLELN, encoded by the coding sequence ATGGAACTGACAACCCAATCCCTCTACGGCTGGGGCCGTACCGCCCCCTCTACCGCACAGGTGTTGTCCACCGCCGACGTTGACACGATCGCCCAGGCGGTCAAGCAGGTGGCCGACGAAAACTCCGAGCTTCCGGAGCATAAGCGCCGCGGTGTCATCGCCCGCGGCATGGGCCGCTCCTACGGCGACCCCGCCCAAAACGGCGGCGGCCTCGTCGTGGATATGACGCCGCTGAACCGCATCCACTCCATCGACCCGGACACCGGCATCGTCGACGTGGACGGCGGCGTGACCCTGGACCAGCTGATGAAGGCCGCGCTGCCCTACGGCCTGTGGGTCCCAGTGCTGCCCGGCACCCGCCAGGTCACCATCGGCGGCGCCATCGGCCCGGACATCCACGGCAAGAACCACCACTCCGCAGGCTCCTTCGGCGACCACGTACTGTCCATGGAGCTGCTGGTCGCGGACGGCCGCGTGCTGCACCTCGAGCCGACCGGCGAAACGGCCGAGCTGTTCTGGGCCACCGTCGGCGGCATGGGCCTGACCGGCATCATCCTGCGCGCCCGCATCCAGATGACGTTCACGGAAACCGCGTACTTCATCGCGGACACCGACCGCACCGACACCCTCGATGAAACGATCGCGGCCCACTCCGACGGCTCCGAGGTGAACTACACCTACTCCTCGGCCTGGTTCGACGCCATCTCCGCGCCGCCGAAGACCGGCCGTTCCACCATCTCCCGTGGCTCCTTGGCCACCCTGGACCAGCTCAAGGAGTTCGCCCCGAAGCTGGCGAAGGACCCGCTGAAGTTCAACGCCCCGCAGCTGATGACGGTGCCGGACATCTTCCCGTCCTGGACCATGAACAAGCTGTCGCTGATGGCCATCGGCGAGGCGTACTACTTCATGGGCAAACCCGCGCGTAACCAGGTACTGAACCTCACGCAGTTCTACCAGCCGCTGGACCTGATCGGCGAGTGGAACCGCGGCTACGGATCGAAGGGATTCCTGCAGTACCAGTTCGTCGTGCCCACCGACGCCGTCGAGCCGTTCAAGGACATCATCTACGACATCCAGGCTTCCGGCCACTACACCGCGCTGAACGTGTTCAAGCTGTTCGGCGAGGGCAACCAGGCGCCGCTGTCCTACCCCATGAAGGGCTGGAACGTGTGCGTGGACTTTCCAATCCGCCCGGGCCTCAACGAATTCCTGGACCGCCTGGACGACCAGGTCATGCAGTTCGGCGGCCGCCTCTACCTGGCTAAGGAGTCCCGCACCTCCGCCGAGAAGTTCCACAAGATGTACCCGGAGCTGCCCGGCTGGCTGAAGACCCGCCGCGAAATCGACCCGACCGGCGTGTTCGCGTCCGACATGTCCCGCCGACTCGAGCTGAACTAA
- a CDS encoding GtrA family protein has protein sequence MASSSTLKQQLVPFLLVGVGCAVIDFGITHSLDEFMGVQRDLAKAVGWVFGTLAAYVLNSKFSFQSKINAKKAGAVFVLYAVTFAVQMVLWRVTDSPLTSLGLVNPWKNVVSFVIAQGVATVVNFELQRHLIFREAKKTMAA, from the coding sequence GTGGCTTCAAGTTCTACCCTGAAACAGCAGCTCGTGCCCTTCCTCTTGGTCGGCGTGGGCTGCGCAGTCATCGACTTCGGCATCACCCACAGCCTCGACGAATTCATGGGGGTGCAGCGCGACCTTGCCAAGGCCGTGGGCTGGGTGTTCGGCACGCTCGCCGCGTACGTGCTCAACTCCAAGTTCTCCTTCCAATCCAAGATCAACGCGAAGAAGGCCGGGGCGGTCTTCGTGCTCTACGCGGTGACCTTTGCGGTGCAGATGGTGCTGTGGCGCGTGACGGACTCGCCGCTGACGTCGCTGGGCCTGGTCAACCCGTGGAAGAACGTCGTGTCCTTTGTCATCGCCCAGGGCGTGGCCACCGTGGTCAACTTTGAGCTGCAGCGGCACCTGATCTTCCGCGAAGCCAAGAAAACTATGGCCGCCTAA
- the glfT1 gene encoding galactofuranosyltransferase GlfT1 — MTALNPNGTTAAVIVTHRRVDLLKHSLEQVVNQTHPVDWVIVVDNGAQDEVQELLDDLAADRAVYLPSKTNLGGAGGFAYGFLHALALGADAIWCADDDGRPKDEHVLKELYRVAVKHQLAEVSPVVANIDDPEKLAFPLRQGTTWHRRVNELEGDFLPQYASLFNGALISAEAMERIGVPDYRLFIRGDEVEYHRRLAQSGLPYGTALTTFYLHPDGSGEFHPIMGGRAHAQFPDNPTKRYFTYRNRGYIINQRGMKKMQLQEVVRFGWFFLLEKKDPKGFYQWLKLLRRGAKEDFRRP, encoded by the coding sequence ATGACTGCGTTGAATCCGAACGGCACGACCGCCGCCGTGATTGTCACCCACCGCCGCGTTGACCTGCTGAAACACTCGTTGGAGCAGGTGGTCAACCAGACGCATCCGGTGGATTGGGTGATTGTGGTGGACAACGGGGCGCAAGACGAGGTGCAGGAGCTTCTCGACGACCTCGCGGCCGACCGCGCCGTCTACCTCCCATCCAAAACCAACCTGGGCGGCGCAGGCGGGTTCGCCTACGGATTCCTGCACGCCCTGGCACTCGGCGCGGACGCCATCTGGTGCGCGGACGACGACGGCCGCCCGAAGGACGAGCACGTGCTCAAAGAGCTGTATCGGGTCGCAGTAAAGCACCAGCTGGCGGAGGTTTCCCCGGTGGTGGCCAACATCGACGACCCGGAGAAGCTGGCGTTCCCGTTGAGGCAGGGCACCACCTGGCACCGCCGCGTAAATGAGCTCGAAGGCGACTTTTTGCCCCAGTACGCGAGCCTGTTCAATGGCGCGCTGATCTCGGCGGAGGCGATGGAGCGCATCGGCGTGCCGGATTACCGCCTGTTCATCCGGGGCGACGAGGTGGAGTACCACCGTCGCCTGGCACAATCCGGCCTCCCCTACGGCACGGCGTTGACCACGTTCTATCTGCACCCGGACGGCTCGGGCGAGTTCCACCCGATCATGGGCGGTCGCGCGCACGCGCAGTTCCCCGACAACCCCACCAAGCGGTATTTCACGTACCGCAACCGCGGCTACATCATTAACCAGCGCGGCATGAAGAAGATGCAGCTGCAGGAGGTGGTCCGCTTCGGCTGGTTCTTCCTGCTGGAGAAGAAGGACCCGAAGGGCTTCTACCAGTGGCTGAAGCTGCTGCGCCGCGGGGCGAAAGAGGACTTTAGGCGGCCATAG
- the wzt gene encoding galactan export ABC transporter ATP-binding subunit Wzt/RfbE, protein MVSIDTYNACVDFPIFDAKSRSLKKAMMSSAGGKIGQNASNTVVVEALRDINLHLREGDRVGLVGHNGAGKSTLLRLLSGIYEPTRGVADVRGRVAPVFDLGVGMDPEISGYENIIIRGLFLGQTRKQMKAKMDEIAEFSELGDYLNMPLRTYSTGMRVRLALGVVTSIEPEILLLDEGIGAVDAAFMAKARVRLAEMVKKSGILVFASHSNDFLAQLCNTALWVDKGEIREAGLVADVVGAYEGPETGEYVAELVERFHGDGDVEKP, encoded by the coding sequence ATGGTTTCCATTGACACCTACAACGCCTGCGTCGACTTCCCCATCTTCGATGCCAAATCCCGCTCCCTGAAGAAGGCCATGATGTCCTCCGCGGGCGGCAAGATCGGCCAGAACGCCTCCAACACCGTGGTCGTGGAGGCGCTGCGCGACATCAACCTTCATTTGAGGGAAGGCGACCGCGTCGGCCTGGTCGGCCACAACGGCGCCGGCAAGTCCACCCTTCTGCGCCTGCTGTCCGGTATCTACGAGCCCACCCGCGGCGTCGCCGACGTGCGCGGCCGCGTCGCGCCCGTCTTCGACCTGGGCGTGGGCATGGACCCGGAGATCTCCGGCTACGAAAACATCATCATCCGCGGGTTGTTCCTGGGCCAGACGCGCAAGCAGATGAAGGCGAAGATGGACGAAATCGCCGAGTTTTCCGAGCTCGGCGACTACCTCAACATGCCCCTTCGCACCTACTCCACCGGCATGCGCGTCCGCCTGGCGCTGGGCGTGGTCACCTCCATCGAGCCGGAGATCTTGCTGTTGGACGAGGGCATCGGCGCCGTCGACGCCGCCTTCATGGCCAAAGCCCGCGTCCGGCTCGCAGAGATGGTGAAAAAGTCCGGCATCCTGGTCTTCGCCTCCCACTCCAACGACTTTTTGGCCCAGCTGTGCAACACCGCCCTGTGGGTGGACAAGGGCGAGATCCGCGAGGCCGGCCTGGTCGCCGACGTCGTGGGCGCGTACGAGGGCCCCGAGACCGGCGAGTACGTCGCGGAGCTGGTGGAGCGCTTCCACGGTGACGGTGACGTCGAGAAGCCCTAG
- the wzm gene encoding galactan export ABC transporter permease subunit Wzm/RfbD, with product MQCTRVICVHNEDQLRQDVARMTSPPGEDTPPSKSRTFRRAFDDLIRGWGQHELWLQLGWQDIKQRYKRSTLGPLWITIATGVMSLALGLLYSMLFQIDVAEFLPHVTVGFIVWGFLSGCIKDGANVFIENEGLIKQLPSALSVHVYRLVWRQLLFLAHNMVIWLLLVLIFRIPLTLHTLLFIPGLALLVVNGVWVAMFFGMVATRFRDVAPLLEALVQLLFYVTPIVWTTRTLKDQGGEVAQRAMLAEVNPLYHYLEIVRAPLIDEPLAAYHWGIVLACTVVGVLITLLAMKRWRFRVPYWV from the coding sequence ATGCAGTGCACTAGGGTGATCTGCGTGCACAACGAAGATCAGCTGCGCCAAGACGTCGCCCGCATGACCAGCCCTCCGGGCGAAGACACGCCGCCGTCGAAGTCCAGGACCTTCCGGCGCGCGTTCGACGACCTCATCCGCGGCTGGGGCCAGCACGAACTCTGGCTGCAACTGGGGTGGCAAGACATCAAGCAGCGGTACAAGAGGTCCACCCTCGGCCCGCTCTGGATCACCATCGCCACCGGCGTGATGTCGCTGGCGCTGGGCCTTCTGTACTCCATGCTGTTCCAGATCGACGTCGCTGAGTTCCTCCCCCACGTCACCGTCGGCTTCATCGTCTGGGGCTTCCTCTCCGGCTGCATCAAGGACGGCGCGAACGTCTTCATCGAAAACGAAGGCCTGATCAAACAGCTCCCGTCCGCCCTGTCGGTGCACGTCTACCGCCTGGTGTGGCGCCAACTGCTGTTTTTGGCGCACAACATGGTGATCTGGCTGCTGCTGGTGCTGATCTTCCGCATCCCGCTGACCCTGCACACGCTGCTCTTCATCCCCGGTCTGGCGCTGCTTGTGGTCAACGGCGTGTGGGTGGCGATGTTCTTCGGCATGGTGGCCACCCGCTTCCGCGACGTCGCCCCGCTTCTCGAGGCCCTGGTGCAGCTCCTCTTCTACGTCACCCCGATCGTCTGGACCACCCGCACCCTCAAGGACCAAGGCGGCGAGGTCGCGCAGCGGGCCATGCTCGCCGAGGTCAACCCCCTCTACCACTACCTCGAGATCGTGCGCGCCCCGCTTATCGACGAACCGTTGGCCGCCTACCACTGGGGCATCGTCCTCGCCTGCACCGTTGTCGGCGTCCTGATCACCCTGCTGGCCATGAAGCGCTGGCGCTTCCGCGTGCCGTACTGGGTTTAG
- a CDS encoding aminotransferase class V-fold PLP-dependent enzyme, with product MAYDVWGVRGLYTSLGSGWTYLNAHTQPQVPEKVATAVSRSFRSAALVPPPEPVLGSHSKEALGQPEGVQYPEMARVAIADLTGVAADQVVLGPSVPALYSALVNAMKPMLRRNSSVVLNPLDRPYLSKRLRRAGLDETWAQADLATGDLPAWQYSEIADGSTRLVSVPAAHAELGNVVRVADIVEAVRAKSRAWVLVDATAYAPYRPVDLEAWGADVAAVDIAQLGGPDIAALIFRDTAMFKRLDMDALDLEVSQGLAGAVPAVVDHYASLVEGFSGRATRRNRLKYSLDATTAYLNGLRDDLHTFLGTLPAVHIVGVSGEAAADARVERIPRLAFGVTGVPSETVLQRLLANGIVATQTCATPLLDDMGVADMGGAVTIAMSPFNTQNDIEQLVRTVASLA from the coding sequence GTGGCGTATGACGTGTGGGGAGTGCGTGGACTCTACACATCGCTCGGTAGCGGCTGGACGTACCTGAACGCCCACACGCAGCCGCAGGTGCCGGAGAAGGTGGCGACGGCGGTCTCGCGAAGCTTCCGCAGCGCGGCGCTGGTGCCGCCGCCGGAGCCGGTGCTGGGATCGCACTCGAAGGAGGCCTTGGGCCAGCCGGAGGGCGTGCAGTACCCGGAGATGGCGCGGGTGGCCATCGCGGACCTGACCGGTGTGGCGGCGGACCAGGTGGTGCTGGGCCCGAGCGTGCCTGCGCTGTACTCGGCGCTGGTCAACGCGATGAAGCCGATGCTGCGCCGCAACTCCTCCGTGGTGCTGAACCCGCTGGACCGGCCGTATTTGAGCAAGCGTCTGCGGCGCGCCGGGCTGGATGAGACGTGGGCGCAGGCGGACCTGGCCACCGGTGATCTGCCGGCGTGGCAGTACAGCGAGATCGCGGACGGCTCCACCCGCCTGGTGTCCGTGCCGGCGGCGCACGCGGAGCTGGGCAACGTGGTGCGCGTCGCCGACATTGTGGAGGCGGTGCGGGCGAAGTCGAGGGCGTGGGTGCTTGTGGACGCCACCGCGTACGCCCCTTACCGGCCCGTTGACCTCGAGGCCTGGGGCGCGGACGTGGCCGCGGTGGACATCGCTCAGCTGGGCGGGCCGGACATCGCCGCGCTGATCTTCCGCGACACCGCCATGTTCAAGCGCCTGGACATGGACGCGCTGGACCTGGAGGTTTCTCAGGGCTTGGCGGGCGCGGTGCCGGCGGTGGTGGACCATTACGCCTCCTTGGTGGAGGGTTTCTCTGGCCGTGCGACCCGCCGCAACCGCCTGAAGTACTCCCTGGACGCGACCACCGCCTACCTCAACGGCCTGCGGGATGACCTGCACACGTTCTTGGGAACCCTGCCCGCCGTGCACATCGTCGGTGTGAGCGGCGAGGCGGCCGCGGACGCGCGGGTGGAGCGCATCCCGCGCCTGGCGTTCGGCGTGACGGGCGTGCCCAGCGAAACTGTGCTGCAGCGGCTGCTTGCCAACGGCATCGTGGCCACACAAACGTGCGCCACACCGCTTCTCGACGACATGGGCGTCGCTGACATGGGCGGCGCCGTGACCATCGCCATGTCGCCGTTTAACACCCAGAACGACATTGAGCAGCTGGTGCGGACGGTGGCGTCTCTGGCTTAG
- a CDS encoding NAD(P)H-quinone oxidoreductase → MKAINEELMLYDAQRPTPQDGEVIVKVVAAGVNRGDLMQAAGKYPPPKGESEIMGLECAGIITDPGTTGRKEGEEVGCLLAGGGYAEYVTVPEGQLTPIPKGLTVEETAGVVEVACTVWSNLGMIAGIKEGDRVLIHGGAGGIGSFAIQMCKALGCEVAVTAGSQEKLDYCKELGADILINYKEQDFAEELPGWADAILDVVGGPYLEQNIKTLNTDGHLIVIAVQGGPKGTLSLGRMMPRRLSVTATTLRARPRPMKAAIVASTVENVWPLIEAGKITPNISARFPLEDAKLAHEHLDSGDNTGKVLLVL, encoded by the coding sequence ATGAAAGCAATCAATGAAGAGCTCATGCTTTACGACGCCCAAAGGCCCACCCCGCAAGACGGCGAAGTCATAGTCAAGGTGGTTGCCGCCGGCGTGAACCGCGGCGACCTGATGCAAGCCGCCGGGAAGTACCCGCCGCCGAAGGGCGAGTCCGAGATTATGGGTCTGGAATGCGCGGGAATCATTACAGACCCGGGCACGACTGGTCGAAAGGAAGGCGAGGAGGTCGGCTGCCTGCTCGCTGGCGGCGGGTACGCCGAATACGTCACTGTCCCGGAAGGACAGCTCACACCCATCCCAAAGGGCCTGACTGTCGAGGAGACCGCCGGCGTGGTCGAGGTGGCGTGCACGGTGTGGTCGAACCTGGGCATGATCGCCGGCATCAAGGAGGGCGACCGCGTGCTCATCCACGGCGGCGCGGGCGGCATCGGCTCCTTTGCCATCCAGATGTGCAAGGCGCTCGGCTGCGAGGTGGCCGTCACCGCCGGCAGCCAGGAAAAGCTCGACTACTGCAAGGAGCTTGGCGCCGACATCCTGATCAACTACAAGGAGCAGGACTTCGCCGAGGAGCTGCCCGGGTGGGCGGACGCGATCCTGGACGTGGTCGGCGGGCCGTACCTGGAGCAGAACATCAAGACGCTGAACACCGACGGGCACCTCATCGTCATCGCGGTGCAGGGCGGGCCGAAGGGCACCCTGTCACTGGGCCGGATGATGCCGCGGCGCCTGTCCGTCACCGCCACCACCCTGCGCGCCCGCCCACGGCCGATGAAGGCGGCCATTGTCGCCTCCACGGTGGAAAATGTGTGGCCGCTCATCGAGGCCGGGAAGATCACCCCGAACATCTCCGCGCGCTTCCCGCTTGAGGACGCCAAGCTGGCCCACGAGCACCTGGATTCCGGCGACAACACCGGGAAGGTCCTCCTGGTTCTCTAA